The genomic region GTATATTTGGAAGTATCTGCCGGAGCCGTCCCGCGAGCGCGCCCCCGCGCCGAGCGCCGCCGTGAAGACAAGCCGCCTCGCCATGATGGGCCGCGCCGTCTTTGGGCCGCTGGGCTTCCTTTATATCCTCACTTTCGCCGTCACCTTCGCCTTTGCTAACCTAGAGGGAACGTTTTCGGCGTATTTGATGCAGCACTTCGGTTACACAAAGAACAGCTCGCTCAAAGTTCAGGGCGGCGTCTATGCGTATCTGGGATTCTTGATCGTCCTGATCCAGGGCGGCGCGATCCGTCCGCTGGTCAAGCGTTATGGCGAGCCACGACTGGTGATCGCCGGCATCGCGCTGATGGCGGCGGGATTCCTGATCTTCCCATTCTGCAATTCGCTGGGACTGCTGATGATCGGCCCGATGATCCCGATCGCCTGCGGGAACGGCCTGAACTCCCCCGCCCTGCGCGCGCTGATCTCGCGCAAGACATCCGCGCACTCCCAGGGGGCGTCGCTGGGTCTCAGCGCCTCCTTCGACAGCCTCGCACGCGCCACCGGCCCCGCCGCCGCCGGCTGGCTGTACCGCCACCAGGGCATGCAGTCGCCATACTGGTGCGCCGGGATCGTCATGACTTGCGCCCTGCTCTTTGCTGTCGCGAACTACCATGGCCTCGCCGCGCCCGATGCCGCGCCGGCCCCCGTAGCCGGTGAAGGCAACGCCGCCGCGTAAACCCCGCGCCCGGCCAATTTCCGTGAGACGTCTTGCGGATCGATGGCGCCCAAACCATCGATCCGTTCGCAAATGTTTCCAGCCTCCCTCTTGCGTCCTTCTCATTGTTCTGATATACTCTCATTCCAGTATAGCTTCCCCATCGCCGTGGAATCCTTAGGTTTTCTTCGAAGGCTCCACGGAAGAAAACACCGCGAAAAGAGGAGAGACTCTTGCTTATTCAGACGAAACTATCACGCTCGCTCCTGCTGGCCGGCGCATTGTCCTTGTGCGCGCATGGCGGCGCGCACGCCTGGGCGCCCAAGAAGGCGCCCATCATGACCAAGTGGGCCAGTCAGGTCGATCCTAAAAACCCATGGCCCGATTACCCGCGCCCGCAGATGGTCCGCACAAAGTGGCTCAACCTCAACGGGATCTGGGAATATCAGAGCGGCGCCGAAGGCGACACGGTTCCGGCGGGCAAAAAGCTGTCCAGTGAAATCCTGGTGCCCTATCCCGTGGAGTCCGCGCTTTCGGGCGTGATGGAGCATCACGACCGATTGTGGTACCGCCGCAGTTTCACCGTGCCCTCCGATTGGAAGGGCAAGCAGGTGGTGCTGAACTTCGGCGCGGTGGATTTTGAATCCGAAGTCTATATCAATGGCAAGAGCGTCGGCGTCCATAAGGGCGGGTATCTGCCCTTCCACTACGATGTCACCCCCTATCTCACGGGCGACGGACCGCAGGAGCTGATCGTCCGCGCCTTCGACGCCACCGATGACGCCGGAGAACCGCGCGGCAAGCAGACCCTGCATGCCGGCGGCATCATGTATACGCCCACAACGGGTATCTGGCAGTCGGTCTGGCTGGAGCCGATCGCAAAGACGTCGATCGCCGATCTGAAGATCGTCCCGGACGTGGACGCCGGCGCGGCGAACGTCACGGTCAATGTCGCGGACCCGACGCCCGATACCCGGGTCGTGGTGACCGTGAAGGACGGCCGCTCGGTCGTCAAAACGATCGAAGGCGCTCCGAACGAACAGATTTCCATTCCGATCGCGAACGCGAAGTTATGGTCGCCGGATAGCCCCTTCCTCTACGATCTGGATGTCAAGGTGACGCAGGGCAAGGAAGCGATCGATCAGGTCAGCAGTTACTTCGGCATGCGCAAGATCTCCATCGGGGAAGAGAAGGGCGTCAAGAAGATGTTCCTGAACAACAAGTTCCTCTTCGAGATCGGCCCGCTCGATCAAGGCTTCTGGCCGGACGGCATTTACACGCAGCCGACCGAAGCCGCCTTGAAGTCCGACATCGAATCGATGAAAAAACTCGGCTTCAATATGGTCCGCAAGCATATCAAAGTCGAGCCGGCGCGCTGGTACTACTGGACCGACCACCTCGGCCTGCTGGTCTGGCAGGACATGCCGTCCGCCAACTCTTACACGGATAAGCCGCAGCCGATGGACAAGCCGGAGTACGAGAAGGAGCTGCTGGATATGGTCAAGACCCATTGGAACTCCCCATCGATCATCATGTGGGACACCTTCAATGAGGGCCAGGGCCAGTACGACACTCCGCGCCTCGTCGGGCTGGTGAAGACGCTCGATCCATCGCGCCTGGTCAACGAAGCCAGCGGCGGCGGCTACTTCGATTCCGGCGACGTGCGGGACGTGCACAGCTATCCCCCGCCCGCCTGCCCAGACCCGCGCGAAAATCAGGCGCTGGCGTGCGGCGAATACGGCGGCATCGGCCTGTTCGTCAAGGGCCACACCTGGGAAGCTTCCGGCGGCGGCTACACAAACGTCCATGACGGCAAGGATCTTGAGGAGCTGTACGGACAGTTCGCCGGCATGCTCAAAACATTCCGTGACGAAAAGGGCTTGAGCGCGGCGGTCTACACCCAGATCACCGACGTCGAAACCGAGCTGAACGGCCTGATGACCTACGATCGGACTTACAAGTGCGATCCGGCGGAGATCGCCAAGGCCAATCACTTCCAGTACCCGGTTCCGACATATCAGGAAGTGCTCCCCACGTCGGAGAAGACGAGCCAGACCTGGAAGTACACGACGGCCGCTCCCGCCGCCGGCTGGTTCCAAACGGCATTTGACGACGCGGCGTGGACCGCGGCTCCCGGCGGCTTCGGCACGGCCGGCACTCCCGGCATCGGCGGCCTCGGCACGACCTGGAGCACCGGCGACATCTGGCTTCGCCGCACCTTCAACCCCGGCCCGCTGACCGCCGAACAAATCAACCAGCTCGTGATCCGCGACTACCACGATGAAGATATCGATGTCTACATCAACGGCGTCGCCGCCTACTCGTCTCCCGGCTACATCGGCGCGTACGAATACCGCCCGCTGAGCAAGGAAGCCAAGCAGGCGATTAAACCCGGCGCCGACAACATCCTCGCGGTCCACTGCCATCAAACCGGCGGCGGCCAGTACATCGACGTCGGCCTCGCCGAGCGCATCCCCGCGCAAAAGTAGAGGATTGGCCCTCACCCCCCGGCCCCCTCTCCCAAAATTGGGAGAGGGGGAGTCAGAGTTTAAGTTTTTTGGATCAAAGATCCAAATCCTACTCTTAACCCTCGCCCAGACCTTTGGGAGAGGGTGGCCCGAAGGGCCGGGTGAGGGCCGCGCCTCGTCCCGGAACAAAACCCCGCTCCGTCGTCGTAGGCTATGGTGAACACATCATCATGAGCCAACCAAGCGACAGCAAATCCACGAACAAACGTCCATCCTCTCCACGCAATCTCTCGCGCCGGCGCTTTCTACTGGCGAGCGGCGCCGTTGTCGCGGGGGCGGGGCTGGATCTGTGGGGTCATCGGCATGAAGCCGATGACCTTGTCGTCGAGGAAACGGACATCGCGATTCCCGGATGGCCGAGCAGCCGCCCGCCGTATCGGATCGGACAGCTCAGCGATTTTCATTGCGATCATCCCGGGGCGCTCGCGCGCACGCGGCGCGCCGTGCGGATGATGCTCGCGCAGAAACCGGACATCGTGTTTTTGACCGGCGATTTCGTCTCCGGCAGGCACGCCGACCGATGGATCGATTCATGCGTGGAAGCGCTGGCGCCGCTGACCGCCGTTCCCGGCGGCGCGTACGGAGTCCTGGGGAATCATGATTGGTGGTGCGGCGGCCGGCGCTGGATTCCGCGCAAGCTGGAGGCGGCGGGCGTTCATATTCTGAAAAACGCGTCCGCGCCCTTTCCGGGTGTTCCGGGCTGCCACATCGTCGGCGTGGACGATCCGCTTTGCGGCGGCGCCCAGCCGGAGCGGGCCGTGCGCGGCGTTCCGCCGGGAGACATCAAGATTTTGCTGGCCCACGAACCCGATTACGCCGACCAGCTCGGGCCGGGGTTCGCGCTTCAGATCTCGGGACACTCGCACGGCGGCCAGATCCGCGTTCCAGGGCTGCCGCCGATTCAAACCCCGGTGATGGGGCGTCGATATCCCGAGGGCCTCCAGCAGGCGAAGAATCACCGTGTCTATACCTCGCGTGGGATTGGAACGATCGGGCCGCCGTACCGGCTGTTCTGTCCGCCCGAAGTGACCATATTGAAGATTACGTCGGGAAGCGAGACCGCTTGAGATGATCGACGAGAAGGCAGCCACAGCGGCGCAAGCGCAGCCGAAATCTCCGGCGCGGCGGCGGTTTCTGGCGGGGATCGTCCTGGCGGGCGTCACCAGCGGCGCCACGGCGGCGTACGGGCATGCGGTGGAGGAAGAAAGGCTGACGCCTTCGGAGACCATCATCCGCGCGCCGGGCTGGCCGGCGGCGTACGAAGACTGGCGTATCGGCGTCCTGAGCGACTTTCATTGCGACCGGCCGCGTGCGGTCGCGCGCACCCAGCGGGCGGTGGCGATGCTGATGGCGATGAAGCCGGATATCGTGTTCCTGCCGGGCGACTTTGTCTCCGGCCATCAGGCCGACAGCTGGATCTCCCCGTGCGCGGAGGCGCTGCGCCCGCTCACCCAGGCGCCGGGCGGCGTGTACGGGGTGCTGGGCAACCACGACTGGAAGAACGCGCACGCCGACGCCGTCACAGAAGGGATTGAGCGCGTAGGGATTCATATCCTGCGCAACACGTCCTTGCCGATCCCGACCGTTCCCAACGCCTACATCATCGGCGTAGACGACATCATCGCCGGCGCCGCGAATTGGCCGCAGGCGATGCGCCGCGTTCCCGACGGCGCGTTCCGGTTCCTGATGGTCCACGAGCCGGACATCGCCGACGGCGTCGGGCCGCTCGGACTGACTCTTCAGGTCTCCGGCCACTCACACGGCGGCCAGATCCGTCTGCCCGGCTTTGGCCCCATCCACACTCCCACAATGGCGAGCAGCTATCCCGAAGGGCTCAAGCAAGGACCGCATCACCCCGTCTACACCACACGCGGCGTCGGCGTGATGGGACCGCAGATGCGACTGTTCTGCCCTCCGGAAGTCACGCTGCTGCGCATTGTCGCCGCGCCGCCCGCCGTTTAAGCCGCCCAGATCCCCGGGTACTTCTTTTTCAGAGACGATTTTGGAAAGAGGACACCCAATGACGATACGATCCGGACACAGCCTGCGCGGAACCGCAGTCGTGACGCTTGACAACGGCGAGCGCCTGGGACGCGTGGACGACCTGTTCTTTGCCCCGACGACCGGCGATCTGGAAGCGCTGCTGGTGGATGTCGGCGGGCTATTTTCCAAGCCAAGCCTGCTGTCGGCGGCGCAGATCTCCAGCATCGGGCCGGACGCCGTGGTGATCGCCGACCGTGAGGCGCTGGTTCCCAATGGAACGCTGACCGAAGAAGCCCGCGCGGTGCGCGCCGGCGAGATTGAGGATCGGGCGGTGCTGACGACCAACGGAACGGTCGTGGGTAAGGTCTCGGATGTCCTGATCGACACCGACACGCGCCAGGTCACGGCGTTCAGCGTCGCAACCGGCGTGATCGACAACGCCCTGCACGGACGCCCTTCGCTGCCGTTTTCTCTGGTACAATCATTGGGAAAAGACAGCCTGGTCGTCTCCGCCGATTATGATCCCAAAGCACCCGAACACCACATTCCGCTCGCCAAGTAGCCGCCTCGCGGCCCTGGCGCTCTTTTGCGGCGCATCCTGCCTTGCGGGATGCGCCAGCGTCTCACCCCAGCATATCGCGGAGCGCAAGATCACCGGCGCGCTGCCGCGAATTCTCGGCCCCGCGCAATCCTACGATGTCCACGTCACCGGCGACGCCTTCGCCCTGTCCCGAGGCCGCGCCAAACGCGTCCAGATCGCCGGAACGCAAGTCCAGCTCACGCCGTCGCTCACGATGGACAGTCTGAACCTCGACGCCTCTGACCTTTCCTTCGACACACAATCGAAGACGCTGCAAAACATCGGCGGCCTCGGCTTCCAGGCGTCGCTCGGCCAGGCCAGCCTCAACCGCCATCTCGCGCAAACCAAAGGCGCGGACTCCGGCCTGCAAGTCACCCTGCGCGAAAATGACATGGAAGCCTCCGTCCCCGTCTCCGTCCTCGGCCTGCGCACCACCGCCCGCCTCAGCGGCGGCCTCTCGCCCCACCCGGGCGCCGCGAGCAAACTCGATTTCCACGCCGACGGCGCCCACCTCGGCGTCGTCCCGCTCCCCGCCGCGCTGTTGAACGTCGCGCTGGACCGATTGAACCCGGTTCTGGATCTGAGCGAAGTGAAGATCCCGCTGTCCGTGACCAGCGCGACCGTGGAGCATGGAATGCTGAAGGTGACGGGT from Capsulimonas corticalis harbors:
- a CDS encoding LmeA family phospholipid-binding protein; translated protein: MIPKHPNTTFRSPSSRLAALALFCGASCLAGCASVSPQHIAERKITGALPRILGPAQSYDVHVTGDAFALSRGRAKRVQIAGTQVQLTPSLTMDSLNLDASDLSFDTQSKTLQNIGGLGFQASLGQASLNRHLAQTKGADSGLQVTLRENDMEASVPVSVLGLRTTARLSGGLSPHPGAASKLDFHADGAHLGVVPLPAALLNVALDRLNPVLDLSEVKIPLSVTSATVEHGMLKVTGTAEASHLTSGSR
- a CDS encoding PRC-barrel domain-containing protein, yielding MTIRSGHSLRGTAVVTLDNGERLGRVDDLFFAPTTGDLEALLVDVGGLFSKPSLLSAAQISSIGPDAVVIADREALVPNGTLTEEARAVRAGEIEDRAVLTTNGTVVGKVSDVLIDTDTRQVTAFSVATGVIDNALHGRPSLPFSLVQSLGKDSLVVSADYDPKAPEHHIPLAK
- a CDS encoding glycoside hydrolase family 2 protein; its protein translation is MLIQTKLSRSLLLAGALSLCAHGGAHAWAPKKAPIMTKWASQVDPKNPWPDYPRPQMVRTKWLNLNGIWEYQSGAEGDTVPAGKKLSSEILVPYPVESALSGVMEHHDRLWYRRSFTVPSDWKGKQVVLNFGAVDFESEVYINGKSVGVHKGGYLPFHYDVTPYLTGDGPQELIVRAFDATDDAGEPRGKQTLHAGGIMYTPTTGIWQSVWLEPIAKTSIADLKIVPDVDAGAANVTVNVADPTPDTRVVVTVKDGRSVVKTIEGAPNEQISIPIANAKLWSPDSPFLYDLDVKVTQGKEAIDQVSSYFGMRKISIGEEKGVKKMFLNNKFLFEIGPLDQGFWPDGIYTQPTEAALKSDIESMKKLGFNMVRKHIKVEPARWYYWTDHLGLLVWQDMPSANSYTDKPQPMDKPEYEKELLDMVKTHWNSPSIIMWDTFNEGQGQYDTPRLVGLVKTLDPSRLVNEASGGGYFDSGDVRDVHSYPPPACPDPRENQALACGEYGGIGLFVKGHTWEASGGGYTNVHDGKDLEELYGQFAGMLKTFRDEKGLSAAVYTQITDVETELNGLMTYDRTYKCDPAEIAKANHFQYPVPTYQEVLPTSEKTSQTWKYTTAAPAAGWFQTAFDDAAWTAAPGGFGTAGTPGIGGLGTTWSTGDIWLRRTFNPGPLTAEQINQLVIRDYHDEDIDVYINGVAAYSSPGYIGAYEYRPLSKEAKQAIKPGADNILAVHCHQTGGGQYIDVGLAERIPAQK
- a CDS encoding metallophosphoesterase, producing MIDEKAATAAQAQPKSPARRRFLAGIVLAGVTSGATAAYGHAVEEERLTPSETIIRAPGWPAAYEDWRIGVLSDFHCDRPRAVARTQRAVAMLMAMKPDIVFLPGDFVSGHQADSWISPCAEALRPLTQAPGGVYGVLGNHDWKNAHADAVTEGIERVGIHILRNTSLPIPTVPNAYIIGVDDIIAGAANWPQAMRRVPDGAFRFLMVHEPDIADGVGPLGLTLQVSGHSHGGQIRLPGFGPIHTPTMASSYPEGLKQGPHHPVYTTRGVGVMGPQMRLFCPPEVTLLRIVAAPPAV
- a CDS encoding metallophosphoesterase → MSQPSDSKSTNKRPSSPRNLSRRRFLLASGAVVAGAGLDLWGHRHEADDLVVEETDIAIPGWPSSRPPYRIGQLSDFHCDHPGALARTRRAVRMMLAQKPDIVFLTGDFVSGRHADRWIDSCVEALAPLTAVPGGAYGVLGNHDWWCGGRRWIPRKLEAAGVHILKNASAPFPGVPGCHIVGVDDPLCGGAQPERAVRGVPPGDIKILLAHEPDYADQLGPGFALQISGHSHGGQIRVPGLPPIQTPVMGRRYPEGLQQAKNHRVYTSRGIGTIGPPYRLFCPPEVTILKITSGSETA
- a CDS encoding MFS transporter; translated protein: MRPGKDKSAPTKTDAKPAKKPSSPEYREMHTKLGLLAIAVIINVLGFSIIIPLVPYFIKEALGPGVSAADPRIGEYGGWLTAVYALMQFVFAPIWGRLSDKIGRKPLLMLSLAGDVVFYTMFGLSHSLTMLFAARILAGIFSSATLAIAQAYAADVTPPEHRAAGLGMIGASFGVGFVFGPALGGPLGAVSLALPLFVSAGLAFANLLYIWKYLPEPSRERAPAPSAAVKTSRLAMMGRAVFGPLGFLYILTFAVTFAFANLEGTFSAYLMQHFGYTKNSSLKVQGGVYAYLGFLIVLIQGGAIRPLVKRYGEPRLVIAGIALMAAGFLIFPFCNSLGLLMIGPMIPIACGNGLNSPALRALISRKTSAHSQGASLGLSASFDSLARATGPAAAGWLYRHQGMQSPYWCAGIVMTCALLFAVANYHGLAAPDAAPAPVAGEGNAAA